A window of the Halopseudomonas phragmitis genome harbors these coding sequences:
- a CDS encoding MarR family winged helix-turn-helix transcriptional regulator, producing MSTSSLLLERLSALIQQAVRDDAARHGLLPIQLQVLHYLVQANRYSDLPIAIAEYFGITRGTVSQTLAVLERRGLLVKQTDPRHGKRIHLQLTDNARQILEHSWVQRLDSALHSLPAAEHTEAGLRELLSALQRLNGQQAFGICQHCVHFCPDSHGHHCGLTSEPLESEQSQLICREWQAPAQSRET from the coding sequence ATGAGCACCTCATCTCTGCTTCTTGAGCGCCTGAGCGCACTGATCCAGCAAGCCGTGCGCGACGACGCTGCCCGCCATGGCCTGCTGCCGATCCAGTTACAGGTGCTGCATTATTTGGTCCAAGCCAACCGCTACAGTGACTTGCCGATTGCGATTGCCGAATATTTCGGCATCACCCGCGGTACCGTCTCCCAGACCCTGGCAGTTCTGGAGCGCCGCGGCCTGCTGGTCAAACAGACTGATCCCCGGCACGGCAAACGCATCCACCTGCAGTTGACCGACAATGCCCGGCAGATTCTCGAACACAGCTGGGTCCAGCGGCTGGACAGCGCCCTGCACAGCCTGCCTGCAGCCGAACACACAGAGGCCGGCCTGCGTGAACTGCTGAGCGCTCTGCAACGACTCAACGGCCAGCAGGCGTTCGGCATTTGCCAGCACTGTGTCCATTTCTGCCCGGACTCGCACGGCCACCACTGCGGCCTGACCAGTGAGCCGCTAGAATCTGAGCAAAGCCAGTTGATCTGCCGGGAGTGGCAGGCGCCAGCACAGTCGAGGGAGACCTGA
- a CDS encoding cytochrome P460 family protein, with protein MNRFALALVVLPALGLSAQAQTEVPYPTEYRQWQHVKSMLIEQGHPLYEAFGGIHHIYANPLAMEGYRSGQFPDGAVIAFDLLEAERADHAVVEGVRKVLGVMHKDQAAYPETAGWGFEGFAAGDPAARVVGANAYDACFACHTSEREYDYVFSRLRE; from the coding sequence ATGAACCGTTTTGCTCTCGCTTTGGTAGTACTGCCGGCGCTGGGGCTGAGCGCCCAGGCGCAAACCGAGGTGCCTTATCCAACCGAATACCGTCAGTGGCAGCATGTCAAAAGCATGCTGATCGAACAGGGGCATCCGCTCTATGAGGCCTTCGGCGGTATTCATCATATCTACGCCAATCCGCTGGCAATGGAAGGCTATCGTAGCGGGCAGTTCCCTGATGGTGCGGTGATAGCCTTCGATCTGCTGGAAGCCGAGCGCGCCGATCATGCGGTGGTCGAAGGGGTGCGCAAGGTGCTAGGCGTCATGCATAAGGATCAGGCAGCCTATCCGGAAACCGCCGGCTGGGGCTTCGAGGGGTTTGCCGCTGGCGATCCGGCGGCCCGGGTGGTGGGTGCCAATGCCTATGATGCCTGCTTCGCTTGCCATACCTCGGAACGCGAATACGACTATGTGTTCAGCCGTCTGCGTGAGTGA
- a CDS encoding ABC transporter permease, translating to MRSLSNILQLGIKELRSLYRDPALLLLILYAFTLSIYTSATATPESPHRATIAVVDEDQSPVSQRITDAFQLPYFMPPQLIDHGAMDLGMDRGLYTFTLNIPPNYQRDLLAGRNPTIQLNVDATQVSQAFTGAGHIQQIIQAEVTAFVQRYRSETALPIDAVVRTAYNPNLERSWFGAITSVIDQITMLSIILTGAALIREREHGTIEHLLVMPVTPFEIMLAKVWAMGLVVLLASSLALRVVVQQALGVPIQGSVSLFMLGTALHLFATTSIGIFFGTVARSMPQLGLLVIISLIPLMILSGALTPRESMPEILQQIMLAAPTTHFVELAQGILLRGAGLAIVWPQLLALTVIGSLFFVGSLARLRKSLQ from the coding sequence ATGCGCAGCCTGAGCAACATTCTCCAGCTTGGTATCAAGGAACTGCGCAGCCTGTACCGCGACCCGGCCCTGCTGTTGCTGATTCTCTACGCCTTCACCCTGAGCATCTACACCAGCGCCACAGCCACCCCGGAGTCGCCGCACCGGGCCACCATCGCCGTGGTCGATGAAGACCAGTCGCCGGTTTCTCAACGGATCACCGACGCCTTTCAACTGCCCTACTTCATGCCACCGCAACTGATCGATCACGGCGCCATGGACCTGGGCATGGACCGCGGGCTGTATACCTTCACCCTGAATATTCCGCCGAATTATCAGCGTGACCTGCTGGCCGGGCGCAACCCGACCATTCAGCTCAACGTCGATGCCACTCAGGTCAGCCAGGCCTTCACCGGGGCCGGGCATATCCAGCAGATTATCCAGGCCGAGGTCACCGCCTTCGTCCAGCGTTATCGCAGCGAAACCGCGCTGCCGATCGACGCGGTGGTACGCACCGCCTACAACCCCAACCTTGAACGCTCCTGGTTCGGTGCCATCACCTCGGTGATCGACCAGATCACCATGCTGTCGATCATCCTGACCGGCGCGGCCCTGATCCGCGAACGCGAGCACGGCACCATTGAGCACCTGCTGGTGATGCCGGTCACCCCGTTCGAGATCATGCTGGCCAAGGTCTGGGCCATGGGTCTGGTGGTACTGCTGGCCTCCAGCCTGGCCTTGCGGGTAGTGGTCCAGCAGGCGCTGGGGGTACCGATCCAGGGCTCGGTGTCGCTGTTCATGCTGGGCACCGCCCTGCACCTGTTCGCCACCACCTCGATCGGGATTTTCTTCGGCACGGTGGCCCGCTCCATGCCCCAGCTCGGGCTGCTGGTGATCATCAGCCTGATTCCTTTGATGATTCTGTCCGGCGCCCTGACCCCGCGAGAAAGCATGCCCGAGATTCTGCAGCAGATCATGCTGGCCGCGCCGACTACCCACTTCGTGGAACTGGCCCAGGGTATTCTGCTGCGTGGCGCCGGACTGGCAATCGTCTGGCCCCAACTGCTGGCCCTGACAGTGATCGGCAGCCTGTTCTTCGTCGGTTCGCTGGCGCGGCTGCGCAAGTCGTTGCAGTAG
- a CDS encoding redoxin family protein has translation MDTQVRAPEWQVCQWFNSAPLSLAALRGRVVVLHAFQMLCPGCVSHAVPQAERLHRRFASAELVVVGLHTVFEHHLAMAPSALEVFLKEYRITHPVAVDQPLAGTAIPATMRAYAMEGTPTLVLIDRTGHIRLQATGGVDDLQLGILVGELLALK, from the coding sequence ATGGATACGCAGGTTCGCGCACCTGAATGGCAGGTCTGCCAGTGGTTCAACAGCGCTCCACTGAGCCTGGCCGCCTTGCGCGGCCGGGTGGTGGTGCTGCACGCCTTTCAGATGCTTTGCCCCGGCTGTGTTAGTCATGCCGTGCCGCAAGCCGAACGCCTGCATCGGCGTTTTGCCAGCGCCGAACTGGTGGTGGTGGGCCTGCATACGGTGTTTGAACACCATCTGGCGATGGCGCCGAGTGCACTGGAAGTGTTTCTCAAGGAATACCGGATCACCCACCCGGTCGCTGTTGATCAGCCGCTGGCTGGCACGGCGATTCCCGCGACTATGCGCGCCTATGCCATGGAGGGTACCCCAACTCTGGTACTGATCGACCGAACCGGGCACATTCGCCTGCAGGCCACTGGTGGGGTGGATGACCTGCAGTTGGGAATTCTGGTTGGCGAACTGCTGGCGCTCAAGTAA